One window of the Granulicella arctica genome contains the following:
- a CDS encoding DUF6351 family protein produces MQSFFRSSSLLAASAVVVLLHLTCPLHAQKPAKAPKIQKLESNPTGTPDVLKTPAGAVETGMLDNAAYRIDVPNNWNHNLVVFYHGYSETPFTYHPSHSLTDQSRPMLERGYAVIESGYSTTGWALDQGIAETEALRKYFVRKYGQPRETFAVGGSMGGLLTDITLERNPKPYVGGLDLCGAVGPTYESFTRRFAARAAFDSYFPGLLPPLVPLQSAGYPAPAPETDATRHKIAAALSDHPASALAMRNLMALHTDADVVHMISYISFVVADMQHKANGNPFDNRNYLYTGTNPNISSEDNKLNDAVRRYAADPAARRYLIEHYTPSGKLTKPMLALHTTYDPLIPGTTLALYGHIVEQAGFGQNFIQQYVHRDGHCTMSAEEVGIAFDELTAWVHANKPPAPGLLR; encoded by the coding sequence ATGCAATCTTTCTTCCGGTCAAGCTCTCTGCTGGCAGCCTCAGCGGTCGTCGTGCTTCTGCATCTCACCTGTCCGCTCCACGCGCAGAAGCCCGCAAAAGCGCCAAAGATTCAGAAGCTCGAGAGCAATCCCACCGGAACGCCAGATGTTCTTAAAACTCCTGCCGGTGCCGTCGAAACAGGCATGCTCGACAACGCCGCCTATCGCATTGACGTCCCGAACAACTGGAACCATAATCTCGTCGTCTTCTATCACGGCTATAGCGAGACGCCCTTCACCTATCACCCCAGTCACTCCCTCACCGATCAGAGTCGTCCCATGCTCGAGCGTGGCTACGCCGTTATCGAATCCGGCTACTCCACCACGGGCTGGGCTCTCGACCAGGGCATTGCCGAGACCGAGGCACTCCGCAAATACTTCGTCCGCAAGTATGGCCAGCCTCGCGAGACCTTTGCCGTCGGCGGCTCGATGGGCGGTCTCCTCACCGACATCACCCTCGAACGCAACCCGAAGCCCTACGTTGGCGGTCTCGACCTCTGCGGTGCCGTTGGCCCGACCTACGAGTCGTTTACCCGACGCTTCGCCGCCCGAGCCGCATTTGACTCCTACTTTCCCGGGCTGCTCCCGCCCCTCGTTCCCCTCCAGTCCGCTGGCTACCCTGCACCCGCGCCCGAGACCGACGCCACCCGCCACAAGATCGCCGCCGCCCTCAGCGACCACCCCGCGTCCGCTCTCGCCATGCGCAACCTCATGGCTCTTCATACCGACGCTGACGTGGTCCACATGATCAGCTATATCAGCTTCGTCGTCGCCGACATGCAGCACAAGGCCAACGGAAACCCCTTTGACAACCGAAACTATCTCTACACCGGCACGAACCCAAACATCAGCAGCGAGGACAACAAGCTCAACGATGCGGTCCGCCGCTACGCAGCTGATCCCGCCGCACGCCGCTATCTCATCGAGCATTACACCCCGAGCGGTAAGCTGACGAAACCCATGCTCGCCCTCCACACCACCTACGACCCTCTCATTCCGGGCACCACCCTCGCCCTTTACGGCCACATCGTCGAGCAGGCAGGCTTTGGCCAGAACTTCATCCAGCAGTACGTCCACCGCGATGGTCACTGCACCATGTCTGCTGAAGAGGTGGGCATAGCCTTCGACGAACTCACCGCCTGGGTCCATGCCAACAAACCCCCAGCCCCCGGCCTTCTGCGCTAA
- a CDS encoding sialate O-acetylesterase produces the protein MKRVLIAVFLTASFSATAVMAEISLPKILSSHMVLQRDKPLHIWGSGTPGEAVSVTFHNGKGSAVVDELGRWSVELPVERAGGPYTLTVKGTNTIALEDILVGDLWFASGQSNMEMPLKGFGGATVVKDAEREIREANHPNIRLLKVDLKAATYPMEDVLTGTAWVKCTPETAKDFSAVAYFFGRSIEQHEKVPIGLIDSSWGGTPAEAWTSLEALGSDASLMPVFAARAAMMDREATVIREDAADARAKAEGRMPPTRGWHPNPVSYEPGGLYNAMVAPFTPLPIRGVIWYQGETNSALNRAPTYDKLFPALIEDWRKQWRDEEMPFLFVQLAAFTSTPLEDWPMVREAQRRTLKLRNTGMAVTIDVGQADNVHPPDKETVGERLALWARSISYGERVEASGPVMKELVPRDSGLMVLFDHAAGLNARGGAVTGLEVAGPDRIFVPAAGKLEGEALVVTSPTVATPVYVRYAWKNFPEANLYNGAGLPASPFTSMR, from the coding sequence ATGAAGAGAGTTCTCATTGCTGTTTTCCTAACTGCGTCATTTTCGGCTACTGCGGTGATGGCCGAGATTTCTCTTCCGAAGATTCTGAGCAGTCACATGGTGCTGCAGCGCGATAAACCGCTTCACATCTGGGGGAGCGGGACACCGGGTGAGGCGGTGTCGGTGACCTTCCACAATGGCAAGGGATCGGCAGTCGTCGATGAGTTGGGCCGATGGAGCGTTGAACTTCCTGTGGAGCGGGCCGGTGGGCCGTACACGCTGACGGTAAAGGGGACGAACACCATTGCGCTTGAGGACATCCTGGTTGGGGATCTCTGGTTTGCGTCCGGGCAATCGAATATGGAGATGCCGCTGAAGGGGTTTGGCGGTGCCACGGTGGTGAAGGATGCGGAACGGGAGATCCGTGAGGCTAATCATCCGAACATTCGCCTGCTCAAGGTAGATCTGAAAGCGGCGACGTATCCAATGGAGGATGTTCTTACGGGAACGGCGTGGGTGAAGTGTACGCCGGAGACAGCGAAGGACTTCTCGGCGGTGGCCTACTTCTTTGGACGATCCATTGAGCAGCACGAGAAGGTGCCGATTGGTTTGATCGACTCAAGCTGGGGAGGAACGCCTGCGGAGGCATGGACGAGCCTTGAGGCGCTGGGTTCCGATGCAAGTCTGATGCCTGTCTTTGCGGCTCGGGCGGCAATGATGGATCGCGAGGCGACGGTGATTCGGGAGGATGCTGCTGATGCGCGTGCAAAGGCCGAAGGGCGCATGCCTCCAACGAGAGGCTGGCATCCGAACCCCGTCTCGTATGAGCCGGGTGGCCTCTACAACGCGATGGTGGCTCCGTTTACACCGCTGCCGATTCGTGGGGTGATCTGGTATCAAGGCGAGACGAACAGTGCGCTGAATCGTGCGCCGACCTATGACAAGCTCTTCCCTGCGCTGATTGAGGACTGGCGCAAGCAATGGAGAGATGAGGAAATGCCGTTCCTCTTTGTGCAGCTTGCGGCGTTTACGTCCACCCCGCTGGAGGACTGGCCGATGGTGCGTGAGGCGCAGCGAAGGACGCTGAAGCTGCGGAATACGGGGATGGCCGTAACGATCGATGTAGGGCAGGCAGACAATGTGCATCCGCCGGATAAAGAGACGGTCGGCGAGAGACTGGCGTTGTGGGCTCGGTCAATCAGCTATGGCGAGCGAGTTGAAGCTTCAGGTCCAGTGATGAAAGAACTGGTTCCGCGAGATAGCGGGCTTATGGTGTTGTTCGACCATGCTGCAGGCTTGAATGCACGGGGTGGTGCGGTAACGGGTCTCGAGGTGGCGGGGCCGGATCGGATCTTTGTTCCGGCTGCCGGCAAGCTTGAGGGCGAGGCGTTGGTGGTGACTAGTCCGACGGTGGCGACGCCGGTGTATGTGCGGTACGCGTGGAAAAACTTCCCTGAGGCGAATCTCTATAACGGCGCAGGGTTGCCGGCCTCTCCGTTTACGTCGATGCGGTAG